A region of Candidatus Ancaeobacter aquaticus DNA encodes the following proteins:
- a CDS encoding DNA-binding protein has translation MKAKHKNTFIGRLPHNEDLLGALTDVCKKKNIQLGTISVIGAVSNVVLGYYDQDKRTYGESVRLTEKMEIVSCSGNISLKDDEIFVHAHVSVADSRGICYGGHLMNGTIVFAAEYHITELDGKLLIRKPDNQTGLNLWSE, from the coding sequence ATGAAAGCAAAACATAAAAATACTTTTATTGGCAGGTTGCCACATAATGAGGATCTTCTTGGTGCGCTTACAGATGTGTGCAAAAAAAAGAATATACAGTTAGGGACGATTTCTGTTATCGGGGCAGTGAGCAATGTCGTCCTAGGGTATTACGATCAGGATAAGAGAACCTACGGTGAGTCCGTGCGCCTGACTGAAAAAATGGAAATCGTATCCTGCAGCGGGAACATATCACTTAAAGATGATGAAATATTTGTGCATGCGCATGTTTCTGTCGCTGACAGCCGCGGGATATGTTATGGCGGGCACCTTATGAACGGCACGATAGTATTTGCCGCTGAATACCATATAACAGAATTAGACGGAAAATTACTAATACGAAAACCTGATAATCAAACAGGATTGAACCTTTGGAGTGAATAA
- a CDS encoding cation:proton antiporter: protein MGEFLFIILVVLVVARIAGSIARKLGQLPILGELIAGVVLGVITLYGPFSHYAEIELSKEFKILADLGIFFLMLMAGMEIEIKELVKASKAGLLVAFGGVVLPIVLGVSLGMAVLPASHLKLVQCLFLGVVLSITAIPALSRVLIELDLLKTRMGHTLISAAIIDDIIGLLLLSIVMGLMKDGAVLSLGVFGLLLAKITVFFIAAFLYGRFIMPLCVKHLSRLKIVEVEFSFVLVSAFAMGLLAEYAHMHFIIGALVTGMLVNKEVFSEGIVESVKQKLSAVTLGFFAPLFFVFVGLHVDIGAIGKAPLFAIALLFFAIIGKVVGAGVPARMLGFSWRESISMGFGMNGRGAVELVVAAVALEMGLFTQQGPVTPLLGSVFSSIIIMTIITTLLVPFGMKLFLPPAEK from the coding sequence ATGGGCGAATTCTTATTTATTATTCTTGTTGTTTTGGTTGTTGCGCGCATTGCAGGGAGTATTGCCCGCAAGCTCGGACAGCTTCCGATACTCGGTGAGCTTATAGCAGGCGTTGTTTTAGGTGTTATAACGCTCTATGGCCCCTTCAGTCATTATGCAGAGATCGAGCTTTCAAAAGAATTCAAAATACTCGCTGATCTGGGCATTTTCTTTTTAATGCTCATGGCGGGCATGGAGATAGAAATAAAGGAACTGGTAAAAGCTTCAAAGGCGGGTTTGTTGGTTGCTTTCGGCGGTGTTGTCCTGCCGATAGTGCTCGGCGTATCGCTTGGTATGGCAGTTTTGCCCGCATCACACCTTAAGCTTGTGCAGTGTTTGTTTTTGGGCGTCGTCTTGTCGATAACTGCTATACCGGCTTTAAGCAGAGTCTTGATCGAGCTTGACCTGCTGAAAACGCGTATGGGGCACACGCTCATAAGCGCCGCCATTATTGATGACATTATCGGCCTGTTGCTGCTTTCCATAGTCATGGGATTAATGAAAGACGGCGCGGTCCTTTCACTCGGTGTGTTTGGCCTGCTTTTGGCGAAGATCACCGTCTTTTTTATTGCGGCATTCTTGTATGGCCGTTTTATCATGCCGCTTTGCGTAAAGCATCTGTCCCGTTTAAAGATCGTTGAGGTAGAATTCAGTTTTGTTCTTGTGAGCGCGTTTGCCATGGGGCTTCTGGCAGAATACGCGCACATGCACTTTATTATAGGTGCTTTAGTTACCGGTATGTTAGTGAACAAGGAAGTATTCAGTGAAGGGATTGTAGAAAGCGTCAAACAGAAATTGTCTGCTGTAACCCTTGGATTTTTCGCGCCACTCTTTTTTGTGTTTGTCGGGCTGCATGTCGATATAGGGGCGATCGGCAAAGCGCCATTATTTGCGATCGCATTATTATTTTTTGCGATCATTGGAAAGGTTGTCGGCGCGGGTGTTCCCGCGCGAATGCTGGGTTTTTCATGGCGTGAAAGTATCTCTATGGGGTTTGGTATGAACGGACGTGGCGCGGTAGAGCTCGTTGTAGCCGCTGTCGCGCTTGAAATGGGTCTCTTTACTCAGCAGGGACCGGTCACACCGCTTCTAGGATCGGTATTTTCGAGCATTATCATTATGACCATTATCACCACGCTTTTGGTGCCCTTCGGGATGAAATTATTCTTACCACCTGCAGAAAAATAA
- a CDS encoding long-chain fatty acid--CoA ligase has product MTLIELLERSVSNYSNHPAYFYEKNKVTYADLKILSEKIAGGLQETCEIKKDDRVCLLMTNGPDFIPTFFGILKTGAWVVPVNTFLAPEEIKFIIEDSGAKVIITTDDLIERVKTAVKDIDTPITIIHTGTEHKENYFPLEYILATGHYHSEFIIPDDVAVLIYTSGTTGNPKAAVLTHNNLTSNIADCNKILHLTKRDRFIVFLPMFHSFTMTVCLLLPLSMGASIVILKSVKPFDKVLKTILFKRITAFVGIPQIYHLLGEKKLPWIVKKLIAIRFCISGSAPLSEEVLTKFEENTGLPLMEGYGLSESSPVVSVNPLHGQRKVSSVGPPLTSVKVKIVDDSNNEVPIGESGEICVMGPNVMREYYNNPEATAQTLVDGWLHTGDIGKVDEDGYIYILDRKKDMILSHGLNIYPREIEQVLYRHPAIQDAAIIGMKDPHRGELPVAYVTLKEGKRATAPELKRFCKDKLATYKIPHKINIEQDLPRTSTGKILKREIKKGASLL; this is encoded by the coding sequence ATGACACTTATAGAACTTCTGGAGCGTAGCGTATCAAATTACAGCAATCACCCGGCCTATTTTTATGAAAAAAATAAGGTCACTTACGCTGATTTAAAGATTCTTTCAGAAAAAATTGCTGGAGGATTGCAAGAAACCTGTGAAATAAAGAAAGATGATCGTGTATGCCTCCTCATGACAAATGGGCCGGACTTCATTCCCACATTTTTTGGCATTTTAAAGACCGGTGCATGGGTTGTCCCGGTAAACACGTTTTTAGCTCCTGAAGAAATAAAATTTATTATTGAAGATTCCGGTGCAAAGGTCATCATAACAACAGACGATCTTATAGAACGTGTTAAAACAGCCGTAAAAGATATTGATACCCCGATTACTATTATTCATACCGGTACAGAACATAAAGAAAACTATTTTCCCTTAGAATATATTCTCGCAACAGGTCATTATCACTCTGAATTTATTATACCTGACGATGTTGCGGTACTGATATATACTTCAGGAACAACAGGGAACCCAAAAGCCGCTGTCCTTACACATAACAATCTCACATCAAATATTGCTGACTGTAACAAAATCTTACACCTTACAAAACGTGACCGATTCATAGTGTTTTTACCTATGTTTCACTCGTTTACTATGACCGTATGCTTGCTATTACCGTTATCTATGGGAGCATCTATCGTTATATTAAAATCAGTGAAACCATTTGATAAAGTTCTTAAGACTATACTCTTTAAACGAATAACCGCTTTTGTGGGTATACCACAAATATATCATCTGCTCGGAGAAAAGAAACTTCCCTGGATAGTTAAAAAGCTTATTGCTATACGATTTTGCATATCGGGGTCTGCACCATTATCAGAAGAAGTGTTAACTAAATTCGAGGAAAATACCGGCCTGCCACTTATGGAAGGATACGGCTTGTCAGAATCATCTCCGGTTGTGTCAGTAAATCCTTTGCATGGCCAGCGCAAAGTCAGTTCTGTCGGGCCACCACTAACAAGTGTTAAGGTAAAAATCGTTGATGATAGCAATAATGAAGTACCTATTGGTGAATCAGGGGAAATTTGCGTTATGGGTCCTAATGTCATGAGAGAATATTATAATAATCCTGAAGCGACAGCACAAACATTGGTTGATGGATGGCTCCATACCGGTGATATCGGTAAAGTTGATGAAGATGGATACATTTATATCCTTGATAGAAAAAAAGATATGATCCTTTCACACGGATTGAATATTTATCCCCGTGAAATAGAACAGGTCCTTTACAGACATCCCGCGATACAAGACGCTGCAATTATAGGCATGAAAGATCCTCATAGAGGTGAACTCCCTGTCGCATATGTAACATTGAAAGAAGGCAAAAGAGCAACAGCTCCGGAACTCAAACGATTCTGTAAGGACAAGCTTGCCACATACAAGATCCCTCACAAAATTAATATCGAACAAGACTTACCGCGCACATCAACAGGAAAGATTCTGAAACGTGAAATAAAAAAGGGAGCTTCGCTCCTTTAA
- a CDS encoding 4a-hydroxytetrahydrobiopterin dehydratase yields the protein MNDNELCNKNCTACRLGTPPLAEDDINEYMSKISSDWKLVDTSHIVRVFTLKNFTEAMTFVNKIAECAESEGHHPDITISWNKVTLILTTHASKGLTENDFIMAYKIDDIAK from the coding sequence ATGAATGATAATGAACTATGCAATAAAAATTGTACCGCATGTCGTTTAGGGACACCACCTCTTGCAGAAGACGACATAAATGAATACATGAGCAAGATTTCATCTGATTGGAAACTTGTTGATACCTCACATATTGTAAGAGTGTTTACATTAAAGAATTTTACTGAGGCAATGACTTTTGTAAACAAAATTGCCGAGTGTGCTGAATCTGAAGGGCATCATCCTGATATAACAATCTCGTGGAATAAGGTGACGCTTATTTTAACGACACATGCAAGTAAAGGTCTTACAGAAAATGATTTTATTATGGCGTACAAAATAGATGATATAGCCAAATAA
- the ptsP gene encoding phosphoenolpyruvate--protein phosphotransferase, translating into MHKRMKTLQGISAATGIALGVTCVYTEKVDEEIPHYLIKKSDVDAEIKRFDDAMKKARSVLNDILEGSNILFDSKNADGIVRAYQMMLEDVNIYKKAVSLVRTKLVNAEHAVSDAYGEYIDKLREKKMHFAEIAQDIIDVRNRILTSFVGEKGEFACSVGKKQPVVVVSKQLTPTMVMEIPRENVLAFVTEEGGLTTHASILARSFGVPIVFNVPVEEAIKCGDNVIVDGLIGKVIVNPDTATKKYYKNKLEKTSKVKTICALHKDEPPTTKHGQRVLLKINITTPEEIMLVKDINYDGVGLLRTEFLFAKSTEAPSEDEQFSLFKYVLERSQGKPITVRLLDIGGDKLPPYLHLPPQDNPELGVRGSRALDFFYDIYVAQMKAILRSSLYGDIRILYPMVSDINDLNSFKKVLDKAKSILKKEKKPFKDDIKEGVMIETPSAALMADRLLADSDFANIGSNDLLQYTLAASRGNVFVESRYHVMHPALIQLIEHIVKAGEKQKKEICICGEIACFEDFYPVLLSAGLTSFSVAVSKYEDIKCHLLGLSKPRTTLLKDFYAQDTKEEIDTFFAKQE; encoded by the coding sequence ATGCATAAGAGAATGAAGACGTTACAAGGGATATCAGCGGCTACCGGTATAGCGCTCGGAGTAACATGCGTATATACCGAAAAGGTTGATGAGGAGATACCGCATTACCTTATAAAAAAGAGCGATGTTGATGCCGAGATAAAGCGTTTTGATGACGCTATGAAAAAGGCGCGAAGTGTCTTGAACGATATACTTGAGGGATCAAATATCCTTTTTGATAGTAAAAATGCTGACGGCATTGTGCGAGCGTATCAAATGATGCTTGAAGACGTCAATATCTATAAAAAAGCAGTGAGTTTAGTACGGACAAAATTGGTAAATGCTGAGCATGCCGTGTCCGATGCTTATGGAGAATATATTGATAAGCTCAGAGAAAAAAAGATGCATTTTGCTGAGATTGCTCAGGATATTATAGATGTCAGGAATCGTATCCTCACATCGTTTGTTGGTGAAAAAGGTGAATTTGCATGTTCTGTAGGAAAAAAACAGCCGGTTGTTGTTGTTTCTAAACAGCTTACGCCAACAATGGTGATGGAAATACCCCGAGAGAATGTTCTGGCATTTGTCACTGAAGAAGGAGGGCTCACAACCCATGCGAGTATTCTTGCAAGAAGTTTTGGTGTGCCGATAGTGTTTAATGTGCCGGTAGAAGAGGCGATTAAGTGTGGGGACAATGTTATTGTTGATGGTTTGATCGGTAAAGTGATCGTAAACCCTGATACAGCGACAAAAAAATACTATAAAAACAAGCTTGAGAAGACGTCAAAAGTAAAAACTATTTGTGCTCTGCATAAAGATGAGCCGCCTACAACGAAACATGGCCAGCGGGTACTCTTAAAAATCAATATTACCACACCCGAAGAGATCATGCTGGTGAAGGATATTAATTATGATGGTGTAGGACTCCTGCGCACAGAGTTTTTATTTGCGAAAAGCACCGAAGCCCCGTCCGAAGACGAACAGTTCTCTCTCTTTAAGTATGTATTAGAGCGCTCTCAAGGAAAGCCGATAACAGTGCGCTTACTTGATATCGGTGGAGATAAGTTGCCGCCATATTTGCATTTGCCGCCACAGGATAATCCTGAACTGGGTGTGCGAGGTTCGCGAGCACTTGATTTCTTTTATGATATCTATGTCGCGCAGATGAAAGCTATCCTGCGTAGTTCATTGTATGGTGATATACGGATCTTGTACCCGATGGTTTCAGATATAAATGATCTCAACTCATTTAAAAAGGTGCTTGATAAAGCAAAGAGCATATTAAAGAAGGAAAAGAAACCGTTCAAAGATGACATTAAAGAAGGTGTTATGATAGAAACACCGTCTGCTGCTCTAATGGCAGATAGACTACTGGCAGATTCTGATTTTGCGAACATTGGGTCAAATGATCTTCTGCAGTATACGCTTGCAGCGTCACGAGGAAATGTATTTGTTGAAAGCAGGTATCATGTGATGCATCCTGCACTCATTCAATTAATCGAACATATTGTTAAAGCGGGTGAAAAGCAAAAAAAAGAAATTTGTATATGCGGTGAGATAGCGTGTTTTGAAGATTTTTATCCTGTCCTCTTAAGTGCTGGGCTAACCAGTTTTAGTGTTGCTGTATCAAAATACGAAGATATTAAATGTCATTTGCTTGGATTATCAAAACCGCGTACAACTTTGTTAAAAGATTTTTACGCGCAAGACACAAAAGAAGAGATCGATACGTTTTTTGCCAAACAGGAATAG